Proteins from a genomic interval of Pseudomonas asplenii:
- a CDS encoding virulence factor family protein — MIRRSWRLLLIIVVVLVALAGAGYWFWNRPAPEPTLEHLSQADGSPLTRLIPGTSPKAQVIVATLAEDALSDKQLAALSRGGSAQIVQVILPKDDCKLQQAALDAAMQQLKGPATVVTGIGPGASLAWNWLATQTNDKAQAISVGFTLEQPGCSTPVPKSAAHGHWLVAWNDGPDDPSAAFVRDQPNAETSISDYDIHLPQVLNNELRKMLVGNENGGLGIPVVEVPAGQTTDTVTLFLSGDGGWRDLDRDVAGEMAKMGYPVVGIDTLRYYWQHKSPEQSAVDLTELMQHYRQKWGTKRFVLTGYSFGADVLPAIYNHLPEAEQQRVDAIILLAFARSGSFEIHVDGWLGKAGMELDTGPDMAKLPAAKVLCIYGKEEIDESGCTTKTAVGEALQLPGGHHFDENYPALAKRLIDAIDKRQNKAKAE, encoded by the coding sequence CGACGCTCCTGGCGGTTGTTACTGATAATCGTGGTGGTACTGGTCGCGCTCGCGGGCGCCGGCTACTGGTTCTGGAACCGTCCCGCGCCGGAACCCACCCTCGAACACCTGAGCCAGGCTGATGGCTCGCCCCTCACCCGGCTGATCCCGGGTACCTCGCCCAAGGCGCAGGTCATCGTCGCCACCCTCGCCGAAGACGCCCTGAGCGACAAACAACTGGCAGCCCTGAGTCGTGGCGGCTCGGCACAGATCGTCCAGGTGATCCTGCCCAAGGACGACTGCAAACTGCAGCAGGCGGCACTCGATGCGGCCATGCAGCAATTGAAGGGCCCGGCGACCGTGGTCACCGGCATTGGCCCGGGGGCGTCCCTGGCCTGGAACTGGCTGGCTACGCAGACTAACGACAAGGCCCAGGCCATCTCGGTCGGTTTCACCCTCGAGCAGCCGGGCTGCAGCACACCGGTACCGAAGTCGGCAGCCCATGGGCACTGGCTGGTGGCCTGGAACGACGGCCCGGACGATCCAAGTGCGGCCTTCGTACGCGATCAACCCAACGCCGAGACCAGCATCAGTGACTACGACATTCATCTGCCGCAGGTACTGAACAACGAACTGCGCAAGATGCTGGTGGGCAACGAGAACGGTGGCCTGGGCATCCCGGTGGTCGAAGTCCCTGCCGGTCAAACCACCGATACCGTGACCCTGTTCCTCTCTGGCGACGGTGGCTGGCGCGATCTGGACCGCGATGTCGCCGGTGAAATGGCGAAGATGGGCTACCCGGTGGTCGGCATCGACACCCTGCGCTACTACTGGCAGCACAAGAGCCCGGAACAGAGCGCCGTCGACCTGACCGAACTGATGCAGCACTATCGGCAGAAATGGGGCACCAAGCGCTTCGTCCTGACCGGTTACTCCTTTGGCGCGGACGTCCTGCCGGCGATCTACAATCACCTGCCGGAAGCCGAGCAACAACGGGTCGACGCGATCATCCTGCTGGCCTTCGCCCGCAGCGGCAGCTTCGAGATCCATGTCGACGGTTGGCTGGGCAAGGCTGGCATGGAACTGGATACCGGTCCTGACATGGCCAAACTGCCAGCGGCCAAGGTGCTGTGTATCTACGGCAAGGAAGAGATCGACGAAAGTGGTTGCACCACCAAGACCGCTGTCGGCGAGGCGCTGCAATTGCCTGGCGGCCATCACTTCGACGAGAACTACCCGGCGCTGGCCAAGCGCCTGATCGATGCGATCGACAAGCGCCAGAACAAGGCCAAGGCTGAATAA